The proteins below are encoded in one region of Brevundimonas fontaquae:
- a CDS encoding alpha/beta hydrolase encodes MTLRSHLVEFAPPQQAALRRTNAVLARAPRLRTDGWRIDAGQRLSLWLDAAAGRVTTPRLRKRGVTVEIVQTDGDHPVPLRILHPTGTPRAVILDIHGGGWVLGSAGLNDRLNAHLAHHGFCVVSVDYRLLSERRQIYIDAAIADCLAAAYWTVTNVDRLGASTLFLAGESAGGHLAALTAVALRDQGLIDLVKGCVFTYGVFDLSGTESVRSAGPETLLFNGPTMQADLARLAPDRDEAALRQPDVSPLYADLTGLPPALFLAGEQDPLFEDSLLMATRWGEASDADLIRVPETPHGFLHFGGPAARGARKAIRTWLNARL; translated from the coding sequence TCTGCGCACCGACGGCTGGCGGATCGATGCGGGCCAGCGGCTGTCGCTGTGGCTGGACGCGGCCGCCGGGCGGGTCACTACGCCGCGTCTCAGGAAGCGCGGCGTGACGGTCGAGATCGTCCAGACGGACGGCGACCACCCCGTTCCTCTACGCATCCTGCATCCGACAGGCACGCCCCGCGCCGTCATCCTGGACATCCACGGCGGCGGCTGGGTGCTGGGCAGCGCCGGGCTGAACGACCGGCTGAACGCCCATCTGGCGCACCACGGCTTCTGCGTCGTCTCCGTGGATTATCGCCTGCTGTCCGAGCGGCGTCAGATCTATATCGACGCCGCCATCGCCGACTGTCTGGCCGCCGCCTATTGGACGGTCACGAATGTCGATCGACTGGGCGCCTCGACCCTGTTTCTGGCGGGCGAATCCGCCGGCGGGCATTTGGCCGCCCTGACCGCCGTCGCCCTGCGCGACCAGGGGCTGATCGACCTGGTGAAGGGCTGCGTCTTCACCTACGGCGTCTTCGACCTGTCGGGTACCGAAAGCGTGCGCTCTGCAGGGCCAGAAACCCTGCTGTTCAACGGCCCGACGATGCAGGCCGATCTGGCGCGCCTGGCGCCGGATCGCGACGAGGCGGCCTTGCGCCAGCCCGACGTCTCGCCCCTGTATGCCGACTTGACCGGCCTGCCGCCCGCCCTGTTCCTCGCCGGCGAGCAGGACCCTCTGTTCGAAGACAGTCTGTTGATGGCCACGCGCTGGGGTGAGGCGTCAGACGCGGACCTGATCCGTGTGCCCGAGACCCCGCACGGCTTCCTGCATTTCGGCGGCCCGGCCGCGCGCGGCGCGCGCAAGGCGATCCGCACTTGGCTGAACGCCCGGCTTTAG